The nucleotide sequence GAAAAAGTACAACAACTTTTCAATAATGATGTGTTGCAAAACGATGGTTTTTTAGATCGATCCAAAATTGCAAAATTGGTTTTCAATGATGCCCAACTTTTGAAACAATTGAACCAGATTGTTCATCCGGCAGTGAAGATTGATTTTAAAAATTTTCTTGAACGTAATCAGCACCAGCCTTTTGTTTTTAAAGAAACTGCTGTTTTGTTTGAATCGGGTGCATATAAAGAATGTAGTGCCACTATATTAATTACTGCTCCTTTAGAAATTCGTATGCAACGTGTTATGAAAAGAGATCAGGTTACAAAACAAGAAGTATTAAACAGGGTAAAAAACCAACTACCTGATGAAGAGAAATCGCTCTTAGCTACTTTCGTTGTTGAGAATATCGATTTAAACGAAACATTTAAGAGTGTTGACGATGTTTTAGAAAAAATTAAAACAATTTGATTTTTAATGTTAACTTTAGGTTAAAAGCACTATTTTTGAATTGTTAAAATGTTAAATTTGAAGTATAGTTTAAAAAAATAATGAATAAATACAGGTTTCAGTTTTTAATTGTGCTAATGAGCTTGGCTTTATTAGGCATCATTTTAATACAACTTTATTGGATCAGTGCAAGCTATCAAAACAATGATATTCAATTTCAGCACTTGGTAAATCAAACCATTGGTAAGGTGGCCGATAAAGTAAAAGAAAAAGAACGATATGCATTTAACAAGAAGTTTTATGAATATCAAACAAAAACAGGAAAAGCACTAGATAAAAAAGCCATAAAGGAGATATTTTATATCGAAAAAGACAACAGAACCAATCAAGAAATTGTTTATTCAAACATCATATCGGTTGAAAATATTAAAGATTTCAACTTTGGAAAAAAGTTCATTGACAGTGCCAGCGGATCAAAAAAAGATTATAAAAATTATATAAGCAGTAGCAAAACAGAAATATATAAAGGAAAAGAACAACCTATCGACGGATTAGAACCAGGTGTTCACAGGTCTTTAAATACGCAAAACAAACCCGATGAAGTAATTAAAAAAGAAGGGAATGTGGTAGAGTTTTTTGATATTTATTATAACGATATTGTATCCACCTATCCCATTGAAGAGCGCTTAGACAACAAAGTGTTGCAATCACTATTGAAGCAAGAGCTCGCAAATAGGAAACTTACTACCAATTTTGAATATGCTGTTTTTAATAACGGATTAGAAACATCTGTGAAATCGGGTAAATTTGTTTTCAACGAAAAAAACACCTATTCAGTGCCTATTTTAACCGATTTAGAAAATCGATCAAAATACCAACTGTATATTAGTTTTCCGCAGAAATCAAAATTTTTAGTATCCGATTTATTGCCTTTCATTCTGATATCCTTATTGTTTACAATTGTTATCATTGCGGCCTATTACAGTGCTATTAGACAATTAATCACTCAAAGGCAGATTTCAGAGATAAAGAATGACTTTATCAACAATATGACACACGAGTTTAAAACACCTATTGCAACCATAAACCTTGCTTTAGATGCCATTAAAAACCCAAAAATCATAAGCGATGAAGAAAAAGTGTTGCGCTATGTGCAAATGATCCGCGACGAAAACAAACGCATGCACGCACAAATTGAAAACATATTAAGAATATCGAAATTAGAGAAAAAAGAATTAGATATTCCCAAAGAAAAAGTAGAATTAACCGAGGTGCTCGAAGTTGCTATAGACCACGTTTCTTTGTTGATTGAAGACCGCGAAGGCGAATTGAACACGCATTTCAACACCACAAGAGATACCGTTCTAATAAACCCAACACATTTTACAAGCGTTTTTGTAAATATTTTAGACAACGCTATTAAATATTCGCCCAATGCCCCAGTTATTGATATTTATACCGAAAATGTAAAAGACACCATTATCGTACGAATAAAAGACAAAGGAGCAGGAATGAGTAAAGCTGCAACCAAAAAGATTTTTGATAAGTTTTACCGCGAACACACCGGCGATTTGCACAATGTGAAAGGACACGGTTTAGGCTTGGCTTATGTGAAACAAATCGTAGATGACCACAATGCACAAGTGTATGTGGAAAGCGAAAAAGGAAAAGGCAGCACCTTTATTATCAAAATACCATTAATAAATTAAAACGAAACAACAAATAGTGTAAATATGGAAACAAACAACAAAAAAATCTTACTAGTAGAAGATGATCCAAATTTCGGATCTATTTTAAAAGATTATTTAATAATGAACGATTTCGAGGTAACTCTTGCCAAAAACGGTATGGAAGGATTCGAAAAATTTAAGAAAGACACCTTCGATTTATGCATTCTAGATGTAATGATGCCTTATAAAGACGGTTTTACATTGGCGCGCGAAATTAGAGATAAAAATAAGGAAATTCCGCTTATCTTCTTAACTGCCAAAACAATGAAAGAAGACGTTTTGAAAGGATACAAAGTA is from Paenimyroides aestuarii and encodes:
- the coaE gene encoding dephospho-CoA kinase (Dephospho-CoA kinase (CoaE) performs the final step in coenzyme A biosynthesis.); the encoded protein is MTKIIGVTGGIGSGKTTVINYIQSKGYAVYVADDAGREVMKKPEIIEKVQQLFNNDVLQNDGFLDRSKIAKLVFNDAQLLKQLNQIVHPAVKIDFKNFLERNQHQPFVFKETAVLFESGAYKECSATILITAPLEIRMQRVMKRDQVTKQEVLNRVKNQLPDEEKSLLATFVVENIDLNETFKSVDDVLEKIKTI
- a CDS encoding sensor histidine kinase, with the protein product MNKYRFQFLIVLMSLALLGIILIQLYWISASYQNNDIQFQHLVNQTIGKVADKVKEKERYAFNKKFYEYQTKTGKALDKKAIKEIFYIEKDNRTNQEIVYSNIISVENIKDFNFGKKFIDSASGSKKDYKNYISSSKTEIYKGKEQPIDGLEPGVHRSLNTQNKPDEVIKKEGNVVEFFDIYYNDIVSTYPIEERLDNKVLQSLLKQELANRKLTTNFEYAVFNNGLETSVKSGKFVFNEKNTYSVPILTDLENRSKYQLYISFPQKSKFLVSDLLPFILISLLFTIVIIAAYYSAIRQLITQRQISEIKNDFINNMTHEFKTPIATINLALDAIKNPKIISDEEKVLRYVQMIRDENKRMHAQIENILRISKLEKKELDIPKEKVELTEVLEVAIDHVSLLIEDREGELNTHFNTTRDTVLINPTHFTSVFVNILDNAIKYSPNAPVIDIYTENVKDTIIVRIKDKGAGMSKAATKKIFDKFYREHTGDLHNVKGHGLGLAYVKQIVDDHNAQVYVESEKGKGSTFIIKIPLIN